In Burkholderia contaminans, the following proteins share a genomic window:
- a CDS encoding helix-turn-helix domain-containing protein: MKELVSQVKGLSKAAARQAAPGKAPAQDAEVPARRGRRFQFKAKVLAARREQLGLSQQAMAVLLEASTLSVARWENGKAMPRAAQIEKIRAVLKMGKREARAKLQS, translated from the coding sequence GTGAAGGAACTGGTGTCGCAGGTGAAGGGGCTGTCCAAGGCCGCAGCCCGTCAGGCCGCTCCAGGCAAGGCGCCGGCTCAGGACGCCGAGGTTCCGGCACGCCGTGGGCGCCGATTCCAGTTCAAGGCCAAAGTGCTGGCAGCCAGGCGAGAGCAACTGGGTCTCTCGCAGCAGGCCATGGCGGTGCTGCTGGAGGCCTCGACGCTTTCCGTAGCCCGATGGGAGAACGGGAAGGCGATGCCGCGGGCGGCACAGATTGAGAAGATTCGGGCCGTGCTCAAGATGGGCAAGCGGGAGGCGCGCGCCAAACTGCAGAGCTGA
- a CDS encoding HU family DNA-binding protein produces MNRAELVEILASKNDLSKTAANAVLDTLIETIQTAVKKGDAVQLVGFGTFKSAKRAARAGKNPATGAAIKIPASTVPKFVAGAKFKAVVDHKAAKRKAEKAGK; encoded by the coding sequence ATGAACCGCGCCGAACTCGTTGAAATCCTCGCGTCCAAGAACGACCTGTCCAAGACGGCCGCCAATGCCGTGCTCGACACCCTGATCGAAACCATCCAGACCGCCGTGAAGAAGGGCGATGCGGTGCAACTGGTCGGCTTCGGCACCTTCAAGTCCGCCAAACGCGCCGCGCGTGCCGGCAAGAACCCCGCCACGGGCGCCGCCATCAAGATCCCCGCATCCACGGTGCCCAAGTTCGTGGCCGGTGCGAAGTTCAAGGCCGTGGTCGATCACAAGGCCGCCAAGCGCAAGGCTGAGAAGGCTGGCAAGTAA
- a CDS encoding Shedu immune nuclease family protein: MDDEAEIHRKKIPGKTYISPAVATAEGTLRIASKVIDSEGLHYAKVKQEVVLRRTEKARTEIIAKFLESDRNLRVVTLQAFNGTTGSPHNTRFSFIGNEIPTLLRFFQDIAAVEFNGPQKVNITDTDLRRLVLSKEQAANLVHDNQEVFAEVVQAELTKEDVVTLGYRKKQLAIFQRLLEDAGYFDQVKQAKHAHGDEALWQMFFEKNQWVFGYGLSYFFVTGFDDRKLEQVVQGHDLLSHGKRADGLMKTRGIINALCFVEIKKHNTPLLDASAYRSGCWAPSSELAGAVAQVQGTVAAAMQRLYGLIQPNDKDGNPTGESVFNFRPRAFIVAGSLSEFVSEHGVNTDKMRSFELYRNSIAGIDIMTFDELYERSKFIVEAAAMPTSSS; encoded by the coding sequence ATGGACGACGAGGCGGAGATACATCGGAAAAAAATTCCCGGCAAAACCTACATCAGCCCCGCGGTTGCGACGGCCGAGGGAACTCTACGCATTGCCTCCAAGGTCATCGACTCAGAAGGCCTGCACTACGCCAAGGTCAAGCAGGAGGTGGTGCTGCGTCGCACAGAGAAGGCCAGAACGGAAATCATCGCGAAGTTCCTGGAGAGCGACAGGAATCTGCGCGTTGTGACACTGCAAGCCTTCAACGGCACCACAGGCTCCCCGCACAACACGCGCTTCTCGTTCATCGGCAACGAGATCCCCACATTGCTGCGCTTCTTCCAAGATATCGCGGCGGTGGAATTCAATGGCCCGCAGAAGGTCAACATCACGGACACCGACCTGCGCCGGCTGGTACTTTCCAAAGAGCAAGCTGCGAACCTCGTGCATGACAACCAGGAGGTATTTGCCGAAGTCGTTCAGGCAGAGCTGACAAAGGAGGATGTAGTCACGCTAGGCTACCGCAAGAAGCAGTTGGCCATCTTCCAGCGGTTGCTGGAGGATGCTGGTTACTTCGACCAGGTGAAGCAGGCCAAGCACGCACACGGCGATGAAGCCTTATGGCAGATGTTCTTCGAGAAGAACCAATGGGTCTTTGGCTACGGCCTGAGCTATTTTTTCGTCACCGGCTTCGACGACCGCAAACTGGAACAGGTGGTACAGGGGCACGATCTGTTGAGCCATGGCAAGCGTGCTGATGGCTTGATGAAGACTCGCGGCATCATCAATGCTCTGTGCTTCGTGGAAATCAAGAAGCACAACACACCACTGCTGGATGCATCGGCCTATCGTTCTGGCTGCTGGGCCCCCTCTTCCGAACTGGCCGGTGCAGTGGCCCAGGTTCAAGGTACCGTAGCGGCTGCAATGCAAAGGCTGTACGGGTTGATCCAGCCCAACGACAAGGACGGCAATCCGACCGGGGAGTCTGTCTTCAATTTCAGGCCGCGCGCCTTCATCGTCGCAGGCTCACTGAGCGAATTCGTCTCCGAGCACGGCGTCAACACCGACAAGATGCGCTCCTTCGAGCTGTATCGCAACAGCATCGCAGGCATCGACATCATGACCTTCGACGAACTCTACGAGCGCAGCAAGTTCATCGTCGAGGCTGCAGCCATGCCAACCTCATCGAGCTAG
- a CDS encoding helix-turn-helix transcriptional regulator, producing the protein MSTPLPQSPDRHLPLPAPGATGYDEVPQFLTKPPLPFRRTIRRHELHQIVPLAETTIYEMEHRGEFPRRFRLTARCVVWDLEEVESWIEARKEASRSTRTSANPGPDVRLRQYRPVR; encoded by the coding sequence ATGTCGACACCCTTGCCGCAATCCCCGGACAGACATTTACCCCTCCCAGCCCCAGGCGCGACGGGCTATGACGAAGTACCCCAGTTCCTCACGAAGCCGCCCTTGCCGTTTCGCAGAACCATCCGCCGCCACGAACTGCACCAGATCGTACCCCTGGCCGAAACCACGATCTACGAGATGGAGCATCGCGGCGAATTTCCGCGACGCTTCAGGCTCACCGCCCGCTGTGTCGTCTGGGACCTAGAAGAGGTCGAGAGCTGGATCGAGGCAAGAAAAGAAGCTTCGCGATCAACAAGAACCAGCGCAAACCCGGGCCCTGATGTCAGGCTCCGCCAATATCGCCCCGTAAGATGA
- the istB gene encoding IS21-like element ISBmu3 family helper ATPase IstB, translated as MLMQQTLTQLKSLKLDGMARAFEEQTALTASTSLSFEERFGMVVERELAWRDTRRLERLLKSAKLKNPQACIEDIEYRQSRGIDKSVVAALAGCDWIRNAQNLILTGPTGAGKTWIACAFGQQACRQGFSVMYVRVARLFEELKIAHGDGSFTRRLAQLAKMDVLLLDDWGLQDLDQGARNDLLEVLDDRVGTRSTIITSQLPLEHWHAWLQDPTLADAILDRLVHQAHKLPLKGESMRKTNAKQSSAS; from the coding sequence ATGTTGATGCAGCAAACCTTAACCCAGCTCAAGTCCCTGAAGCTCGACGGCATGGCCCGCGCGTTCGAGGAACAAACGGCGTTGACCGCCAGCACCAGCCTGTCGTTCGAAGAGCGCTTCGGCATGGTCGTCGAGCGCGAGCTCGCCTGGCGCGATACCCGGCGGCTCGAACGGCTGCTGAAGTCTGCGAAACTCAAGAATCCCCAGGCCTGCATTGAGGACATCGAATACCGGCAGAGCCGCGGCATCGACAAGAGCGTCGTCGCCGCACTTGCCGGTTGCGACTGGATCCGTAACGCGCAGAACCTCATCCTGACGGGGCCGACCGGCGCAGGCAAGACGTGGATTGCGTGCGCGTTCGGTCAGCAGGCCTGCCGACAAGGCTTCTCCGTGATGTACGTCCGCGTTGCCCGGCTGTTCGAGGAATTGAAGATCGCTCACGGCGACGGCAGCTTCACGCGGCGGCTCGCGCAGCTCGCCAAGATGGACGTCCTGCTGCTCGACGACTGGGGGCTGCAGGATCTCGATCAGGGTGCCCGAAACGATCTGCTCGAAGTGCTCGACGATCGCGTTGGCACGCGCTCCACGATCATTACCAGCCAACTGCCATTGGAACACTGGCACGCTTGGCTTCAGGACCCGACGCTCGCCGACGCGATCCTCGACCGGCTCGTCCATCAGGCCCACAAGCTGCCGTTGAAGGGCGAGTCGATGCGAAAGACCAACGCCAAGCAGTCCTCCGCATCCTGA
- the istA gene encoding IS21-like element ISBmu3 family transposase, with amino-acid sequence MPAHRMSMRKLKEVLRLKWACGLSHRQISRAIGISVGAISAYAARASAAGLDWATVEPLADDELEIRLDLPEETAVPTRRVEPDYAAMHRDLRRKGVTLQLLWEEYVEAHPGQRTYRYTQFCQRYKDWAAALKRSMRQQHRAGEKLFADFAGQTVPILGRDGGIAFKAHVFVAVLGASNYTYACATRSEAMPDWIGSLIDALEFYGGVPELLVPDNPKALIAKADRYEPVLGNTTQDFVNHYATAMLPARPRKPQDKAKVEVGVQIVERWILARLRNHRFYSLAELNKAIGKLITDLNRRPFKKLDGNRREWFERLDRPALRPLPTRRYEIATFVKCRVNIDYHVEVDHHYYSVPHSLVRQEVYARVTRHGVEILHRGKRVAAHARSRLRNKHTTLPEHMPAAHRAHMEWTPGRLLNWGASVGPGAEAIVKHLLTNRPHPEMGYRACLGLLSLSRKYGKERLEAACQRALVIGSPTRRSVLSILESGLDRQPMLPIPPAEWHSPDHENVRGPEYYH; translated from the coding sequence ATGCCGGCACATCGGATGAGCATGCGCAAACTGAAGGAAGTACTGCGGCTGAAGTGGGCGTGCGGCCTGTCGCACCGCCAGATCAGCCGCGCGATCGGCATCAGCGTCGGCGCCATCTCGGCATACGCCGCCCGCGCGAGCGCGGCGGGCCTCGACTGGGCTACCGTCGAACCGCTCGCCGACGACGAGCTCGAGATCAGGTTGGACCTGCCGGAGGAAACCGCGGTCCCGACCCGCCGGGTCGAACCGGATTACGCGGCGATGCACCGCGACCTGCGCCGCAAGGGCGTGACGCTGCAACTGCTCTGGGAGGAGTACGTCGAGGCTCACCCAGGCCAACGCACCTATCGCTATACGCAGTTCTGCCAGCGGTACAAGGACTGGGCTGCGGCGCTGAAGCGCTCGATGCGCCAGCAACACCGCGCCGGCGAGAAGCTGTTCGCCGACTTCGCCGGGCAAACTGTGCCGATCCTCGGTCGCGACGGCGGCATCGCGTTCAAGGCTCACGTGTTCGTGGCCGTCCTCGGCGCCTCGAACTACACCTATGCATGTGCGACGCGTTCGGAGGCCATGCCCGACTGGATCGGCAGCCTGATCGACGCGTTGGAATTCTACGGCGGTGTCCCCGAGCTGCTGGTGCCCGACAACCCCAAGGCATTGATCGCCAAGGCGGACCGGTACGAACCGGTGCTGGGCAACACCACGCAGGACTTCGTGAACCACTACGCGACCGCCATGTTGCCGGCGCGGCCGCGCAAGCCGCAGGACAAGGCGAAGGTCGAGGTCGGCGTGCAGATCGTCGAGCGCTGGATCCTCGCACGGCTGCGCAACCACCGCTTCTACAGCCTGGCCGAGCTGAACAAGGCGATCGGCAAGCTGATCACCGACCTGAACCGGCGTCCGTTCAAGAAGCTCGACGGCAACCGCCGCGAATGGTTCGAGCGGCTAGACCGCCCGGCGCTGCGCCCGTTGCCGACACGCCGATACGAGATCGCGACCTTCGTGAAGTGCCGCGTCAACATCGACTACCACGTCGAAGTCGATCACCACTATTACAGCGTCCCGCACAGCCTCGTGCGCCAGGAAGTCTATGCCCGCGTGACGCGCCACGGCGTCGAGATCTTGCACCGCGGCAAGCGCGTTGCCGCCCACGCCCGCAGCCGACTCCGGAACAAGCATACGACGTTGCCTGAGCATATGCCGGCGGCGCACCGCGCCCACATGGAATGGACGCCAGGCCGGTTGTTGAACTGGGGCGCCTCGGTCGGTCCCGGTGCCGAGGCGATCGTCAAACATCTGTTGACCAACCGGCCCCATCCCGAGATGGGGTACCGTGCCTGTCTCGGACTGCTGTCGCTCTCGCGCAAGTACGGCAAGGAACGGCTGGAAGCCGCCTGCCAGCGGGCGCTCGTGATCGGCTCACCGACCCGCCGCTCCGTGCTGTCGATCCTCGAATCCGGCCTGGACCGACAGCCGATGCTCCCGATTCCGCCCGCCGAATGGCATTCGCCCGATCACGAGAACGTGCGCGGGCCCGAGTATTACCACTGA
- a CDS encoding abortive infection family protein, which yields MSHIPVTDTIAHALMQLVDDSNNNGVYREPSHADIEFHVNQAGLAEHDPKQQGQLIGKAKRVRAVLYAVMDSSPAAASRFASGLLAKVRACGGFREASTNFVGREAIDNAKAAFDAEGFVLTDDGTLSPKVLSSLRGVALTDALAAYARRAQKGAEDAALIAGTGKDLMEATAAHVLGTLQGRYPSGANFQALLGMAFIALDLAVPEMPEHPGEPAVKSMERGLFLSALGVNRVRNKQGSGHGRPWLPTLADEEAKAAIEVVGTVSAYLLSKLAKRERRNP from the coding sequence ATGTCTCACATTCCGGTGACGGACACGATCGCCCACGCGCTCATGCAGCTCGTGGACGACTCGAACAACAACGGCGTCTACCGAGAGCCTTCACACGCCGACATCGAGTTTCACGTCAACCAGGCGGGCCTTGCGGAGCACGACCCCAAACAGCAGGGGCAGCTGATTGGAAAGGCGAAGCGCGTACGCGCTGTCCTCTACGCGGTTATGGACTCAAGTCCGGCGGCGGCAAGCCGGTTCGCGTCAGGTTTGCTCGCGAAGGTGCGTGCTTGCGGCGGATTCCGAGAGGCGTCTACCAACTTTGTGGGTCGCGAGGCGATTGACAACGCAAAGGCAGCCTTCGATGCGGAAGGCTTTGTTTTGACCGACGACGGCACGCTGTCACCCAAGGTGCTCTCTTCTTTGCGCGGTGTAGCGCTAACCGATGCGTTGGCCGCCTACGCCCGACGCGCGCAGAAAGGCGCCGAGGATGCAGCTCTGATCGCGGGCACCGGAAAGGACTTGATGGAGGCCACGGCCGCCCATGTCCTCGGAACGTTACAGGGAAGATATCCGAGCGGCGCCAACTTCCAGGCGCTGCTCGGCATGGCCTTCATTGCCCTCGACCTCGCCGTCCCAGAAATGCCCGAGCATCCCGGCGAGCCTGCGGTTAAGTCGATGGAGCGGGGGCTCTTCCTCTCGGCTTTGGGTGTCAATCGGGTTCGCAACAAGCAGGGCTCTGGCCACGGCCGGCCGTGGCTGCCGACACTTGCTGATGAGGAAGCGAAAGCCGCGATCGAGGTCGTGGGAACGGTGTCCGCCTACTTGTTGTCGAAGCTCGCCAAACGCGAGCGCCGCAATCCATAG
- a CDS encoding HNH endonuclease: MVNPPPSAEQQLAFLTKLQRLFAEGDFTATYKFALLIALSDLAVELGADDGAELPLMTRQIAEQFVQQYWRHAVPYGTDQIHATPGVLAQNLGTQAAVLTAIEEFRSTLSSTTLQKARGEVGYGPLLSKVAAVVSAQPLTYLQNFGGMTDPFLYERPGRGIVVLRPGVAYCLRRFHPLVQQLARNHWVEHIKANRRNQGILGDAGDLEDFLFGTSRQSLGIIGASLRKLDGSRCFYCGQGLQEADVDHFVPFALYPRDLAHNFVLAHVQCNRSKSDSLASKGHLQRWLERLTTKAGQLGEIGMAAGVATDDKTAHRVAAWGYANAHAAQGRAWIKASDYEVVSADYLAQLTPG, from the coding sequence ATGGTGAACCCGCCCCCTTCGGCAGAGCAGCAACTGGCGTTCTTGACCAAGCTGCAGCGCCTCTTCGCCGAGGGTGACTTCACGGCGACGTACAAGTTTGCGCTGCTGATCGCGCTTTCGGACCTCGCCGTGGAGTTGGGAGCAGACGATGGGGCTGAACTGCCGTTGATGACTCGGCAGATTGCCGAGCAATTCGTGCAGCAGTATTGGCGGCATGCGGTGCCGTATGGTACGGACCAGATCCACGCGACGCCGGGAGTGCTGGCTCAGAATCTGGGAACGCAGGCGGCCGTGCTCACGGCTATCGAGGAATTTCGATCGACATTGAGTTCGACGACGCTACAGAAAGCGCGGGGTGAAGTTGGCTACGGGCCCCTGCTGTCGAAGGTTGCCGCAGTTGTTTCCGCGCAGCCTCTAACTTACCTACAGAATTTCGGTGGTATGACCGACCCGTTCCTCTATGAGAGGCCAGGTCGAGGCATCGTGGTCCTCAGGCCAGGTGTCGCGTACTGCTTGCGCCGGTTTCATCCCTTGGTCCAGCAATTGGCCCGCAATCACTGGGTCGAGCACATCAAGGCCAATCGTCGGAATCAGGGCATTTTGGGCGACGCAGGGGATTTGGAGGATTTCCTCTTTGGTACCTCTCGGCAGTCACTCGGCATCATCGGTGCTAGCCTGCGGAAGCTGGATGGTTCGCGGTGCTTCTACTGCGGGCAAGGGTTGCAGGAGGCTGATGTTGATCACTTCGTTCCGTTCGCTCTGTATCCGCGCGACCTCGCACACAACTTTGTGTTGGCGCACGTCCAGTGCAATCGGAGCAAGTCCGACTCTTTGGCAAGCAAAGGTCATCTGCAGCGATGGCTGGAGCGGTTGACGACGAAGGCGGGGCAGCTCGGCGAGATTGGGATGGCCGCAGGGGTGGCGACAGACGACAAAACCGCACATCGCGTCGCGGCCTGGGGATATGCCAATGCGCATGCGGCGCAGGGAAGGGCTTGGATCAAGGCCTCGGACTACGAAGTGGTTAGTGCCGACTATTTAGCGCAGTTGACTCCCGGATGA
- a CDS encoding HIT family protein: MTTQPCPFCSLSKERVLGQNAHALWIRDGFPVSPGHSLIIPKRHVGSFFETSLQERAALLELLDQAHAAAGAEFHPDGFNVGINDGAAAGQTVPHLHIHLIPRFGGDQSDPRGGVRWVIPAKADYWSSRD; this comes from the coding sequence ATGACGACCCAGCCTTGTCCATTCTGTTCACTGTCGAAGGAGCGTGTCTTGGGGCAGAACGCCCATGCGCTCTGGATCCGTGATGGCTTTCCCGTGTCGCCGGGGCACAGCCTGATCATTCCTAAACGACACGTTGGATCATTCTTCGAGACCAGCCTGCAGGAGCGCGCAGCGTTGTTGGAGTTGCTAGATCAAGCCCATGCGGCAGCAGGTGCTGAATTTCACCCGGACGGATTCAATGTCGGGATCAACGACGGCGCCGCCGCCGGCCAGACCGTGCCGCACCTTCACATCCATCTCATCCCTCGCTTCGGGGGTGATCAGTCGGACCCGCGGGGCGGTGTGCGATGGGTGATTCCGGCCAAGGCCGACTACTGGAGTTCGCGCGATTGA
- a CDS encoding DUF3883 domain-containing protein, whose amino-acid sequence MAVELSRLQSPAAIQAALDEFSRLGRTTFLARYGFGKSRDFLVRDGKTGQLCDSKAIVGAAFGYQFPDEGPLKPADFSGGEATVVPKLQRLGFDVVRIGEDWTSDEVQATVASYFEMLQMEAAQQRYTKTEFNAQLRQQLRGRSKGSVELKYQNISAVLHDLELPFIRGYKPRSNAQLLLRQAVQQFVLDRPSLVSQVVDAMEEVKTPDQQAFHASLVEPPAVETVVQLAKEGSKVRLPRKTNWAQRDEANRNLGRAGEQWVIGFEQRRLIDAGYPELFQQLDWVSDRLGDGVGYDILSHERPGEHRFIEVKTTNGGHASSFIISRNELDFANEAEDAFHLYRVFQFREEPKLYILKGRLADQLHLEPIDYRASFRRLMG is encoded by the coding sequence ATGGCTGTTGAACTCTCGCGCCTCCAAAGTCCAGCGGCCATTCAGGCCGCATTGGATGAGTTTTCTCGGCTGGGCCGGACGACATTTCTGGCGCGATACGGGTTTGGAAAGTCCCGTGACTTTCTGGTGCGCGATGGAAAAACAGGGCAGCTGTGCGACTCCAAAGCCATCGTCGGGGCCGCGTTCGGTTATCAATTTCCTGACGAGGGGCCGCTCAAGCCGGCTGATTTTTCCGGTGGGGAGGCCACCGTCGTTCCCAAGTTGCAGCGTCTCGGCTTCGATGTCGTGCGTATCGGCGAGGACTGGACCTCGGACGAGGTGCAGGCCACGGTCGCTTCGTACTTCGAGATGCTCCAAATGGAGGCTGCGCAGCAGCGCTACACCAAGACGGAGTTCAATGCGCAGCTTCGCCAGCAGCTGCGCGGGCGCAGCAAAGGTTCGGTTGAGCTGAAGTACCAAAATATCAGCGCCGTTTTGCACGATCTGGAACTGCCTTTCATCCGTGGCTATAAGCCTCGTAGTAACGCTCAACTTCTGTTGCGGCAGGCGGTCCAGCAGTTCGTCCTGGATCGGCCGAGCCTGGTATCCCAGGTTGTGGACGCGATGGAGGAGGTCAAGACGCCTGACCAGCAGGCCTTTCATGCCTCCTTGGTCGAACCGCCTGCCGTCGAAACGGTGGTGCAGCTGGCGAAAGAGGGGTCTAAGGTCAGACTTCCCCGCAAAACGAACTGGGCCCAGCGTGATGAAGCCAACCGAAATCTTGGTCGCGCCGGTGAGCAGTGGGTGATCGGGTTCGAGCAGCGGCGACTCATCGACGCGGGGTATCCGGAGCTTTTCCAGCAGTTGGACTGGGTCTCAGATCGGCTTGGCGACGGGGTCGGCTATGACATCCTCTCGCACGAGCGGCCAGGCGAGCACCGTTTCATTGAGGTCAAGACCACGAACGGTGGCCATGCCTCCTCTTTCATCATCAGTCGCAACGAGCTGGATTTTGCGAACGAGGCAGAAGATGCCTTCCATCTCTATCGTGTGTTCCAGTTCCGCGAGGAGCCGAAGCTCTACATCCTCAAAGGGCGGCTGGCAGACCAGCTTCACCTGGAGCCCATCGACTATCGGGCGTCGTTTCGGCGCTTGATGGGGTGA